One region of Chanodichthys erythropterus isolate Z2021 chromosome 17, ASM2448905v1, whole genome shotgun sequence genomic DNA includes:
- the alcamb gene encoding activated leukocyte cell adhesion molecule b isoform X1 — protein MHWTAFLTCLLTVSLMNQVSGLETVTGKYGDTVEIPCNNGRITEKAVTLVKWKYNNDGNILVKQMDQNASITDDENYKNRVGIKTDLGLIIRQVTMADQKTFTCMVVGTGDIFEYPVQLVIYKVPSQPQITNQTTTMAVGKLTKLAQCRTEGANPAANITWFKNKTPLKADGAAIKITAAVVVDKETGLSATTSDLEYTALKGDINASFTCQVQHIRSANMDSSSLMFTVNYPTEKVSLQVVSQGSFKEGDNVTLKCMADGNPPPSSYIFYVMGEKKTVENSNTYTLTNVTRANTGEYKCSLVNNEDMAESVFITVEYLDVALSTAGRISKRLGESFEVTVDVKASGTPQTSWRKGNKDLNRLLKFDKLKYSDSGVYECVVSMASIKKTQTFELIVQGSPVIKSLTKARDGNTNKVLSCEVEGFPKPTVQWSVNGTEVDETAYVDGKVTYKITIVPKVNLTVSCTASNALGSVNKSIDVSPLFEDQTFAKQDLKNDKSDQTVLAVGIVFGLIVAVIVMGLAYWLYMKKFRQGSWKTGEKEDGSAEESKKLEENQSQKADV, from the exons TGAGTGGCTTGGAAACTGTCACTGGAAAGTATGGAGACACTGTTGAAATCCCATGCAACAATGGACGCATTACGGAAAAGGCTGTCACGTTAGTTAAATGGAAATAT AACAATGATGGCAACATTCTGGTGAAACAAATGGATCAGAATGCCAGTATTACAGACGACGAGAACTACAAGAACAGAGTTGGTATCAAAACTGATTTGGGCCTCATCATCAGACAAGTGACCATGGCAGATCAGAAGACCTTCACCTGCATGGTGGTGGGGACTGGAGACATTTTTGAGTACCCTGTTCAACTGGTCATTTACA AGGTTCCATCTCAACCTCAGATTACAAATCAAACGACTACAATGGCAGTTGGCAAACTAactaag TTAGCGCAGTGTCGTACTGAAGGTGCCAATCCAGCTGCCAACATCACATGGTTCAAGAACAAAACTCCACTTAAGGCTGATGGCGCAG CCATTAAAATCACTGCAGCTGTGGTTGTTGATAAAGAGACGGGACTGTCCGCTACAACTTCTGACCTTGAGTATACAGCATTGAAGGGAGACATTAATGCCAGTTTCACTTGTCAGGTTCAACACATCCGATCAGCTAACATGGATTCCTCCTCTCTTATGTTCACTGTGAACT ACCCTACTGAGAAGGTCAGTCTCCAAGTGGTGTCCCAGGGTTCTTTTAAGGAAGGGGACAACGTGACCCTCAAATGCATGGCAGAcggaaaccctccaccttctaGCTACATCTTCTATGTGATG GGAGAGAAAAAGACAGTGGAGAATTCCAACACATACACCTTAACCAATGTCACCCGGGCAAACACTGGAGAATACAAATGTTCACTGGTGAACAATGAGGATATGGCGGAATCTGTATTCATCACAGTTGAAT ATCTTGATGTGGCTCTTAGCACTGCTGGTCGAATTTCCAAGAGACTTGGCGAGAGCTTTGAGGTGACAGTAGACGTTAAAGCTTCAGGAACACCACAAACATCTTGGAGAAAG GGCAATAAAGATCTGAATAGACTGCTCAAGTTCGACAAGTTGAAGTACTCAGACTCTGGTGTCTATGAGTGTGTTGTTTCCATGGCTAGCATCAAGAAGACACAAACATTTGAATTAATAGTTCAAG GTTCTCCAGTGATCAAGAGCCTGACCAAGGCACGTGATGGAAACACGAACAAGGTCCTGTCTTGTGAGGTTGAAGGCTTTCCAAAACCCACAGTACAGTGGAGTGTCAATGGCACAGAA GTTGATGAGACTGCTTATGTGGATGGCAAAGTCACATACAAAATCACTATCGTTCCAAAGGTCAATCTAACTGTGTCCTGCACGGCCTCTAATGCCTTGGGCTCTGTAAATAAGAGCATTGATGTGTCACCAC TTTTTGAGGACCAGACATTTGCCAAACAAG ATCTGAAAAATGACAAGAGTGACCAGACTGTACTGGCTGTTGGCATTGTTTTTGGCCTGATTGTGGCCGTTATTGTGATGGGACTGGCCTACTGGCTGTATATGAAGAAATTCAG GCAAGGATCCTGGAAAACCGGAGAAAAGGAAGACGGATCAGCGGAGGAGAGCAAGAAGCTGGAAGAGAATCAAAGCCAAAAAGCTGACGTGTAA
- the alcamb gene encoding activated leukocyte cell adhesion molecule b isoform X2, with protein MHWTAFLTCLLTVSLMNQVSGLETVTGKYGDTVEIPCNNGRITEKAVTLVKWKYNNDGNILVKQMDQNASITDDENYKNRVGIKTDLGLIIRQVTMADQKTFTCMVVGTGDIFEYPVQLVIYKVPSQPQITNQTTTMAVGKLTKLAQCRTEGANPAANITWFKNKTPLKADGAAIKITAAVVVDKETGLSATTSDLEYTALKGDINASFTCQVQHIRSANMDSSSLMFTVNYPTEKVSLQVVSQGSFKEGDNVTLKCMADGNPPPSSYIFYVMGEKKTVENSNTYTLTNVTRANTGEYKCSLVNNEDMAESVFITVEYLDVALSTAGRISKRLGESFEVTVDVKASGTPQTSWRKGNKDLNRLLKFDKLKYSDSGVYECVVSMASIKKTQTFELIVQGSPVIKSLTKARDGNTNKVLSCEVEGFPKPTVQWSVNGTEVDETAYVDGKVTYKITIVPKVNLTVSCTASNALGSVNKSIDVSPHLKNDKSDQTVLAVGIVFGLIVAVIVMGLAYWLYMKKFRQGSWKTGEKEDGSAEESKKLEENQSQKADV; from the exons TGAGTGGCTTGGAAACTGTCACTGGAAAGTATGGAGACACTGTTGAAATCCCATGCAACAATGGACGCATTACGGAAAAGGCTGTCACGTTAGTTAAATGGAAATAT AACAATGATGGCAACATTCTGGTGAAACAAATGGATCAGAATGCCAGTATTACAGACGACGAGAACTACAAGAACAGAGTTGGTATCAAAACTGATTTGGGCCTCATCATCAGACAAGTGACCATGGCAGATCAGAAGACCTTCACCTGCATGGTGGTGGGGACTGGAGACATTTTTGAGTACCCTGTTCAACTGGTCATTTACA AGGTTCCATCTCAACCTCAGATTACAAATCAAACGACTACAATGGCAGTTGGCAAACTAactaag TTAGCGCAGTGTCGTACTGAAGGTGCCAATCCAGCTGCCAACATCACATGGTTCAAGAACAAAACTCCACTTAAGGCTGATGGCGCAG CCATTAAAATCACTGCAGCTGTGGTTGTTGATAAAGAGACGGGACTGTCCGCTACAACTTCTGACCTTGAGTATACAGCATTGAAGGGAGACATTAATGCCAGTTTCACTTGTCAGGTTCAACACATCCGATCAGCTAACATGGATTCCTCCTCTCTTATGTTCACTGTGAACT ACCCTACTGAGAAGGTCAGTCTCCAAGTGGTGTCCCAGGGTTCTTTTAAGGAAGGGGACAACGTGACCCTCAAATGCATGGCAGAcggaaaccctccaccttctaGCTACATCTTCTATGTGATG GGAGAGAAAAAGACAGTGGAGAATTCCAACACATACACCTTAACCAATGTCACCCGGGCAAACACTGGAGAATACAAATGTTCACTGGTGAACAATGAGGATATGGCGGAATCTGTATTCATCACAGTTGAAT ATCTTGATGTGGCTCTTAGCACTGCTGGTCGAATTTCCAAGAGACTTGGCGAGAGCTTTGAGGTGACAGTAGACGTTAAAGCTTCAGGAACACCACAAACATCTTGGAGAAAG GGCAATAAAGATCTGAATAGACTGCTCAAGTTCGACAAGTTGAAGTACTCAGACTCTGGTGTCTATGAGTGTGTTGTTTCCATGGCTAGCATCAAGAAGACACAAACATTTGAATTAATAGTTCAAG GTTCTCCAGTGATCAAGAGCCTGACCAAGGCACGTGATGGAAACACGAACAAGGTCCTGTCTTGTGAGGTTGAAGGCTTTCCAAAACCCACAGTACAGTGGAGTGTCAATGGCACAGAA GTTGATGAGACTGCTTATGTGGATGGCAAAGTCACATACAAAATCACTATCGTTCCAAAGGTCAATCTAACTGTGTCCTGCACGGCCTCTAATGCCTTGGGCTCTGTAAATAAGAGCATTGATGTGTCACCAC ATCTGAAAAATGACAAGAGTGACCAGACTGTACTGGCTGTTGGCATTGTTTTTGGCCTGATTGTGGCCGTTATTGTGATGGGACTGGCCTACTGGCTGTATATGAAGAAATTCAG GCAAGGATCCTGGAAAACCGGAGAAAAGGAAGACGGATCAGCGGAGGAGAGCAAGAAGCTGGAAGAGAATCAAAGCCAAAAAGCTGACGTGTAA